A DNA window from Malus domestica chromosome 12, GDT2T_hap1 contains the following coding sequences:
- the LOC103450153 gene encoding WRKY transcription factor 44 — MDIKEAERVVIAKPVASRPTCSTFRSFTELLAGAIDASPSNVSSETAVPAIRPKTVRFKPLVNHAVDGLVSSQVDISGAAHRHSSGKVSKPDSRSTVVYKPLAKVVSRATVSVLANMGNFNTCHQSTRSSVNADVLRPNQDKSFRSQSVILRHNNPSCAETNQTTEPPKIASQNMEEDPKIVPSTANTDRPSYDGYNWRKYGQKQVKGSEYPRSYYKCTHPNCPVKKKVERSLDGQIAEIVYKGEHNHSKPQPPKRGSSGTQGLGVASDGTGQDTNNRLCNSHHNERNDGSEVRLEDQNEVGLPVHFYQSKALLPYDPLASGGINGGGATPDNSCGLSGECEEGSKGLEAEDCEPRSKRRKSENQSNEAGISGEGVQDPRVVVQSSVESDMTGDGFRWRKYGQKVVKGNPYPRSYYRCTSLKCNVRKHVERVSDDPKAFITTYEGKHNHDMPLRNANTGASEKDTIKEKP; from the exons ATGGATATTAAGGAAGCAGAGCGTGTAGTTATAGCTAAACCAGTTGCTTCAAGGCCTACATGTTCCACCTTTAGGTCCTTCACAGAGCTTCTTGCAGGAGCTATTGATGCCTCTCCCTCTAATGTATCTTCTGAAACTGCTGTTCCTGCCATCAGACCAAAGACCGTGAGGTTCAAGCCATTGGTGAATCATGCTGTCGATGGATTAGTTTCTTCCCAG GTGGATATCTCTGGTGCAGCACATAGACATTCATCGGGGAAGGTTTCGAAACCAGATAGCAGATCAACTGTGGTATATAAACCATTGGCGAAAGTTGTTTCAAGGGCAACCGTTTCTGTCTTGGCAAATATG GGAAACTTCAATACCTGCCACCAATCTACACGATCATCAGTTAATGCGGATGTTCTACGTCCAAATCAAGATAAAAGCTTTAGATCTCAAAGTGTAATTCTGCGCCATAATAATCCATCATGTGCCGAGACAAATCAGACAACAGAGCCTCCGAAAATAGCCTCACAAAACATGGAAGAGGATCCAAAAATTGTACCATCCACAGCCAATACTGATAGGCCTTCTTATGATGGGTATAATTGGAGAAAATATGGACAGAAGCAAGTCAAGGGAAGCGAGTACCCCCGAAGTTACTATAAATGCACGCATCCAAATTGTCCTGTGAAAAAGAAGGTAGAACGATCTCTGGATGGACAGATTGCTGAGATTGTCTACAAGGGTGAACACAACCATTCGAAGCCTCAACCTCCAAAGCGTGGCTCATCAGGAACGCAAGGGTTAGGTGTAGCCTCTGATGGAACTGGTCAAGATACCAACAACAGGTTATGTAATAGTCATCATAATGAAAGAAATGATGGTTCGGAAGTTAGATTAGAAGATCAGAATGAAGTTGGACTGCCGGTGcatttttaccaaagcaaagcTCTACTACCTTATGATCCCCTAGCAAGTGGAGGAATAAATGGTGGTGGTGCAACTCCTGATAATTCTTGTGGTCTTAGTGGAGAATGCGAGGAAGGAAGCAAGGGGCTTGAAGCAGAGGATTGTGAGCCTAGAAGTAAAAGAAG aaaaagtGAGAATCAATCCAATGAAGCAGGGATATCAGGGGAAGGTGTCCAAGATCCCCGTGTTGTGGTGCAAAGTTCAGTTGAATCTGATATGACGGGTGATGGCTTCCGCTGGAGGAAGTACGGGCAGAAGGTTGTTAAGGGGAATCCATATCCCAG AAGTTACTACAGATGTACCAGTCTCAAATGCAATGTGCGTAAGCATGTCGAAAGAGTCTCGGATGATCCcaaagctttcatcacaacGTACGAGGGAAAGCACAACCACGACATGCCACTGAGGAACGCGAACACAGGAGCATCCGAAAAGGATACAATCAAAGAAAAGCCATAA